A region of the Nocardia nova SH22a genome:
CGCGTGTGGTGCAACCGGCACTGTTCACCCAGATGGCCGCCTTCGCCGCGATGTGGCGCGCCTTCGGGATCGAGCCGCGGGCCGTCGTGGGACACAGTCAGGGGGAGATCGCCGCCGCCTACGTCTCCGGTGCGATGACCCTCGCCGACGCGGTGCTCGTGGTCGGCACCCGGGCCGCCGCGGTCGATACCATCGCCTCCGATCGCTATGCGATGGCGGTGGTCGCCGCGGGCCGCGACGAATGTGAACGGATTCTGGCCCGCAATTCGGGCTGGGCACAGGTCTCGGTGATCAATTCGCCGGGACTGGTGGGTATTTCGGGGGAGCGGGAGACGGTCGCCGAGGTGGTCGACACGCTCGCCGCGCACGATCGCTTCGCCCGCGTGATCCGGGTGGCCTACCCGGCGCACACCGATCGGGTCGCCGAATTCCGCGGCGATCTGCACGAGGCCGTGCACGGGCGGCTGACCAATCGGAAGTTCCTGGACACCGATATCGATTGTCTCGGAGCGACTCTCGGCGATGCGATCACCACCGATCTGCCGGTGGACGAGTACTGGTTCTGGAATCTGCGCAATCAGGTGCGTTTCGATCTGGCGATCGAGGCAGCGCTGGCTCGGGAGATCGATACCTTCGTCGAACTGTCCGACCATCCCGCTCTGGCCTTGGCGATGCAGGAGAACATCGCCGCCGCCGAGACCACGGCAACGGTTACCGGCACCTCGATTCGCACGGTGACCGACCTGTCGGAGGTCACCCGCAACCTCGCGACGCTCGCGGTGAACGATCTGAACTTCCGCTGGGAGCTGCTGCGTCGTGACCCCGATGCGCCGATGGCACTGCCTCTGGACGACTTCCCGAATATCGCGATGCACGAGCAGCGGCTCTGGTTGCCGTACAACGACTCCGCGGCCGTCCGTCCTGCTTTCGGGGATGAGCGTTCGGGGCGCCGCGCGGATTCCTCCGCATCCGAGCGTGTTCCGGATATCGGAAGTTCGGTCTCCCGCGAGCGCACCCCTGCGGCAGCGACCGCGCGGCCGCAGGTTGTGGTCGAGCAGTGGCAGCGTCCGCGGCGGCGCTCGCTGACCGCACCGCGCACCCTCGCCATCGTCGATCACACCGGGGGCTGCTCGGATCTCGCTGCGGCTCTGTGCGAGCAGGCCGCGGACCAGGGCGCGGTCGCCGATCTGGTAGATGCCGCCGGTTCGCTCGGCGGTTCCGGCCGCGATACCGGTGACGCCGACACCATCGTCGTACTGCTCCCGGCTCGGGGGCGCCTCGAAGCGAGGTCCACCGCCGAGGCGATCACCGAGGTGGCGCGGTTCCTCGGCGACCGGGGGTGGTGGTCGAAACCCGCTGCGGCAGTGACCGATTACTGGTTGGTCACGGCCGGTGGTGAATCGGTACTGGACGACGATCCGGCACCGGACCCGGTGGCATCCGCAGCCGCCGCCGGATTCCGTTGTCTGAGTGCGGAATATCCCGGCGTCGCCTTCCGGCATCTGGATTTGGCTGCCGACGAGGCGAATTCCGACCATGCGGCGGCGATCATCACCGCGCTGCACACCGGCAACGAGGCCGAGCTGGCACTGCGTGCGGGCACGACCTATGTGAAACGGCTGGTCGAGGCCGGGGATACCGCGAACGACACTGGTGTACCGGCGAATATCCTGATTGTCGGCGGCACCGGCGGGGTGGGGCTGGAGTACTGCGAGCATTTCGCGCACGGGGGCGCCCGGCGCATCACTCTCGTGTCCCGCTCCGGTGCCCAGGATTCGGTGGCCGCTCGGGTGCGCGGGATCGAAGCCGACTCCGGCGCGCAGATCCGGGTGATCCGGTGCGACGTGGGTGATCCGGCGGCGGTGGACGAGCTGGCGGGCGAATTGCGCACGGCCCCGGCCGATCTGCTGGTGCACGCGGCGGCCGACATCGCCGAGCTGACCAATGTCGAGCTGACCGATATCACTCCGGAGGGAGTCGAACGGGCACTGCACGGCAAGGTCGCCGGAATCGCCAATCTGCTGAATTCGGTTGCACTCGCGGATGATTGCCGCATCCTGCTGTGCTCCTCACTCGCCGCGACCCTCGGTGGCCGGGGCATGACCGTGTACGCGGCCGCCAACCGGATGCTCGACGCGATGGCCCATCGCCTGCGGGCCGCCGGTACCCGGGCGGTCTCGATCCAGTGGGGGCAGTGGTCGATGCATCGCGGTGCGGGCACCTCCGAGACCTCGGTGCTGGCGAGTGTGGGTTATCTGCCGATGGCCCCGGCCGACGCGATCGGCGCGAGTCTCGGTGCACTGCCACCGGCCGCCGTCGTCGCGGCCTTCGACTGGGACAAGGGCCGCCAGGTGCTGGGGCAGTTCGGCTACGGCCCACTGCTGTCCGGCCTGCACACCCCTGCCGCCGAACCCGCCGCAGTCGTGACCGATGTGCCGGAAAGCGTTGCGCCGAAGAGTGTTTCCGCACCTCAGGTGGCGCGGATCCTGGCCGATGTCATCGGCGCGGACGACCCCGACGCACTCGACACCGCCCGGCCGATGGTGGCGCTGGGCCTGGATTCGCTGCAGGCCCTCGAACTGCGCCGCCGCGTGGCGGAGGAGTTCCGCTACGAGCTGCCGGTCGCCGACCTGATCAGCGGCGCGTCACTGGACGACGTCCTGCGCCTGCTCAGCGGCTCGAAGTCCGAGGGGCGGTCCGCTGCGTCCGGCGCTACCGCCCGGACACTCGCGGCGGCACCAGAACCGGCGCCCGCCGATCTGGATGCCGAGCGCATCCGGACCGCCCGCCGGGACATGGATCTGTTCGGTCTGCGAGCCATGCAGGCCGTGGTGGATCCGGTGCTGCGCGACGACGACTTCCACACCGCGGAATCGATCTCCGCGGCACTGGAATTCGCGCCTCGCCATCATTGGCTGCTGCGCGCCTGGCTGCGTGACCTGACCGGCAACGGCTGCCTGGAATTCGTTCCCGATCGCGGTTATCGGTACCTGGCCCCCGCGCCCGAACCCGAGCGCACGAGTCTGGCCGAGGTCTGCGCGGACCTGGGTTTCGAACCGCCCTTCGCGACCTTCCTGTCCGCCACCGACGAGCACCTGCTCGCGATAGCCCAGGATCGCCGTCCCGTGCAGGAACTGTTGTTCCCCAATGGGGATCGGGCCACCGCCGACACGTTCTATCGTGACAATCTCGGTAGCCGCTACCTCAATGCCGCCGCGGGCGCCGCGGTCGCCGAGCTCGCGGCGGAACTGGGCGCTGGCGGAGCTCCGGTGCGGATGCTGGAACTCGGTGCGGGGGTGGGCGGGATGACCGATCAGATCATCGCCGCACTGCCGGATGTGGCACTGGACTACCACTTCACCGATCTGTCCGCCTTCTTCCTCAATGCCGCCCGGAAACGCTTCGCGGCGGTGGAGGGAATGCGATTCGGGATAGTCGACATGAACGCCGACCTGCCCGATCATCCGGCGTGCGATGTCGTCCTGGCCTCGAATGTGCTGCACAACGCCACCCATATCGGGGACACGCTGCGGCAACTGCACGATCTGATCGAACCCGGCGGCGCGGTGGTCTTCCT
Encoded here:
- the nbtC gene encoding nocobactin polyketide synthase NbtC; amino-acid sequence: MLATEAAALLTYAVDHPQVTPERIADMLFRTRVPRRFRALAAVASRDDLLAALRAIADDRAHPAVIRPAAPATAHRPAFVFPGQGGQRPGMARTFYDHIPAFRAEMDRCTELFDELFGTSPRPYLLDGDTTDTDSARVVQPALFTQMAAFAAMWRAFGIEPRAVVGHSQGEIAAAYVSGAMTLADAVLVVGTRAAAVDTIASDRYAMAVVAAGRDECERILARNSGWAQVSVINSPGLVGISGERETVAEVVDTLAAHDRFARVIRVAYPAHTDRVAEFRGDLHEAVHGRLTNRKFLDTDIDCLGATLGDAITTDLPVDEYWFWNLRNQVRFDLAIEAALAREIDTFVELSDHPALALAMQENIAAAETTATVTGTSIRTVTDLSEVTRNLATLAVNDLNFRWELLRRDPDAPMALPLDDFPNIAMHEQRLWLPYNDSAAVRPAFGDERSGRRADSSASERVPDIGSSVSRERTPAAATARPQVVVEQWQRPRRRSLTAPRTLAIVDHTGGCSDLAAALCEQAADQGAVADLVDAAGSLGGSGRDTGDADTIVVLLPARGRLEARSTAEAITEVARFLGDRGWWSKPAAAVTDYWLVTAGGESVLDDDPAPDPVASAAAAGFRCLSAEYPGVAFRHLDLAADEANSDHAAAIITALHTGNEAELALRAGTTYVKRLVEAGDTANDTGVPANILIVGGTGGVGLEYCEHFAHGGARRITLVSRSGAQDSVAARVRGIEADSGAQIRVIRCDVGDPAAVDELAGELRTAPADLLVHAAADIAELTNVELTDITPEGVERALHGKVAGIANLLNSVALADDCRILLCSSLAATLGGRGMTVYAAANRMLDAMAHRLRAAGTRAVSIQWGQWSMHRGAGTSETSVLASVGYLPMAPADAIGASLGALPPAAVVAAFDWDKGRQVLGQFGYGPLLSGLHTPAAEPAAVVTDVPESVAPKSVSAPQVARILADVIGADDPDALDTARPMVALGLDSLQALELRRRVAEEFRYELPVADLISGASLDDVLRLLSGSKSEGRSAASGATARTLAAAPEPAPADLDAERIRTARRDMDLFGLRAMQAVVDPVLRDDDFHTAESISAALEFAPRHHWLLRAWLRDLTGNGCLEFVPDRGYRYLAPAPEPERTSLAEVCADLGFEPPFATFLSATDEHLLAIAQDRRPVQELLFPNGDRATADTFYRDNLGSRYLNAAAGAAVAELAAELGAGGAPVRMLELGAGVGGMTDQIIAALPDVALDYHFTDLSAFFLNAARKRFAAVEGMRFGIVDMNADLPDHPACDVVLASNVLHNATHIGDTLRQLHDLIEPGGAVVFLEFCAAHCEMLTSVHFLMSPRAEGTRAGSTDVRAGTDRIFLTEQEWRDELTAAGFTPRHVLPTPDHPLSVLDQHLFVAVREV